In a single window of the Zea mays cultivar B73 chromosome 5, Zm-B73-REFERENCE-NAM-5.0, whole genome shotgun sequence genome:
- the LOC542663 gene encoding probable cinnamyl alcohol dehydrogenase yields the protein MGSLASERKVVGWAARDATGHLSPYSYTLRNTGPEDVVVKVLYCGICHTDIHQAKNHLGASKYPMVPGHEVVGEVVEVGPEVAKYGVGDVVGVGVIVGCCRECSPCKANVEQYCNKKIWSYNDVYTDGRPTQGGFASTMVVDQKFVVKIPAGLAPEQAAPLLCAGVTVYSPLKHFGLTTPGLRGGILGLGGVGHMGVKVAKAMGHHVTVISSSSKKRAEAMDHLGADAYLVSSDAAAMAAAADSLDYIIDTVPVHHPLEPYLALLKLDGKLVLLGVIGEPLSFVSPMVMLGRKAITGSFIGSIDETAEVLQFCVDKGLTSQIEVVKMGYVNEALERLERNDVRYRFVVDVAGSNVEAEAAAADAASN from the exons ATGGGGAGCCTGGCGTCCGAGAGGAAGGTGGTCGGGTGGGCCGCCAGGGACGCCACCGGACACCTCTCCCCCTACTCCTACACCCTCAG GAACACAGGCCCTGAAGATGTGGTGGTGAAGGTGCTCTACTGCGGGATCTGCCACACGGACATCCACCAGGCCAAGAACCACCTCGGGGCTTCAAAGTATCCTATGGTCCCTGG GCACGAGGTGGTCGGCGAGGTGGTGGAGGTCGGGCCCGAGGTGGCCAAGTACGGCGTCGGCGACGTGGTAGGCGTCGGGGTGATCGTTGGGTGCTGCCGCGAGTGCAGCCCCTGCAAGGCCAACGTTGAGCAGTACTGCAACAAGAAGATCTGGTCATACAACGACGTCTACACTGATGGACGGCCCACGCAGGGTGGATTCGCCTCCACCATGGTCGTCGACCAGAA GTTTGTGGTGAAGATCCCGGCGGGTCTGGCTCCGGAGCAAGCGGCGCCGCTGCTGTGCGCTGGCGTGACGGTGTACAGCCCGCTGAAGCACTTTGGGCTGACGACCCCGGGCCTCCGTGGCGGCATCCTGGGCCTCGGCGGCGTGGGCCACATGGGCGTGAAGGTAGCCAAGGCCATGGGCCACCACGTGACGGTGATCAGCTCGTCGTCCAAGAAGCGCGCGGAGGCAATGGACCACCTCGGCGCGGACGCGTACCTAGTGAGCTCGGACGccgcggccatggcggcggccgccGACTCGCTGGACTACATCATCGACACGGTGCCCGTGCACCACCCGCTGGAGCCGTACCTGGCGCTGCTGAAGCTGGACGGCAAGCTCGTGCTGCTGGGCGTCATCGGCGAGCCCCTGAGCTTCGTGTCGCCCATGGTGATGCTGGGGCGGAAGGCCATCACGGGGAGCTTCATCGGCAGCATCGACGAGACCGCTGAGGTGCTTCAGTTCTGCGTCGACAAGGGACTCACCTCCCAGATCGAGGTGGTCAAGATGGGGTACGTGAACGAGGCGCTGGAGCGGCTGGAGCGCAACGACGTCCGCTACCGCTTCGTCGTCGACGTCGCCGGTAGCAACGtcgaggcggaggcggcggcggcggatgcGGCCAGCAACTGA